In Scleropages formosus chromosome 6, fSclFor1.1, whole genome shotgun sequence, the genomic stretch AAATCAAGTACAAGTTCAGGCAGTGCAATGGACtaattataaacattttcactgcaCAAAAGTTATACAGATGCCTTcattttttatacacacacaaactgtctgaaccgcttgtcccatatggggtcgcggggagccagagcttaacctggcaacacagggcataaggctggagggggagaggacacacccaggacgggatgccagtccgccacaaggcaccccaagcgggacttgacccccagacccatcagagagcaggacccagtccaacccactgcactaccacatcCCCCCTCATTTTTTCTAATCTTATTTAATTCTGCTTTGCATATATCTTTGCATCTGAGGAGCAGTAGGTGCCTGGGCTGTGGCAAAATCTTCATTAACTGCTTCTTTGAAATTATTGCTGTTATGCCTTGCATTATATGTTATGTAAGAGATAAAGCTTTGTTCATAGGCTGTAGGTGACTTAAAATTCAGTGGTACCTGCATTAAAACcccttttaattttattccctTGCAGTCTTGACATCCTGTAAATACTGATTATATGCAATCTTTTGTTACATTGTAGTGACTAGATTTAGACATTAAACTgagtaaacagaaatgtataaaCACATGGATGTCTTGACTggataatgttaaaaatgacaatgtttgtaagtatacatttattcatttagctgacacttttctcaaaaccaGTTTACAAtgtcatacagctgggtaatttaatgACTTGAGgtattaccttgctcaagggcactacagctagaggtgggatttgaacctgcaacctttgggtacgAAAATGCAGGAAttctaaccagtacgctaccagctctCACCTTGAAGTGTGTGGCTGTTGGTTCAAGTATAcgtgttacattttaatttcagtgcttGGTCAACTAATGATAAAACGTAGAGctttagagaaagaaaaaataagaaaaggagGACGTGTCACACGCAGAGAAGTGGCTAGACACCCCCCGCCCCTTTTACCCAGCGTGATGACGTCAGTGGATGTCACGTGGTGCGTCAGTCAGCTGACAACGAGCTCCCGGTTGTTAGTCTCCGCCGAACGACCTCCGCTAAAGCCCGTACGGACCTGCAGAGGTACGACGGTAATTTGTCGCTTCATCCGGCCATGGCGAGTCAGTCCCAGGGaatccagcagctgctgcaagCCGAAAAGCGAGCGGCCGAGAAGGTGGCGGAGGCCCGTAAACGTAAGtgtaaaaaaaccaaaaaaagtgtttgatcatgatgatgtgacGTGTGTGAGTCGATGCCGATGGGTGTCCTGAGGCCTGCTGAAAAAGCAGAACGAACGGTGAGTCCGGTGGTGTTACAATTATAATTACATCTAATATTAATAATCACCAACCGCGGCTAGTATTTTACACTTGTCTTTACTAGCGCTACATGTTAACTACTAGGTATctctatacacacacaactAATAACTGACGAACTGTCTCTCGCTCCAGTTTCGcaaattatcatcatcatcatgcctcCGTGTCTACATGCTAAATTTATATGAATCATGTAAGATTAAATTcgagatgggggggggaaaaactTCTTTCGCCCGGAAAATGAATATTGGAGGGTTTGCCCTGAAGCCTTGTCTTTCCTGACCTCGGGCACAGTTACCtacacaaaaataatataaatatgatcACCATAGCATGTACAATTTATAATCATAATGTAAgtcctgactttttttttatttttatttttttaaaatacactctGTGGGGGGTGGTGTCGTGTTTGTTACCGCATTCCAGCTGCTGAAAAATCATAATatcataaaacacataaaaatcatAAATTATCACAACATGTCAACCGTTGGTTTTATTTCTGGGTCACTGATAGTAAGTttgtggataaataaataactgcgACCTGTTTCATTGTATTAACTGTGTCACAGCTGTCGTCTGTTAGATGTGTGCATCTCCGCGGGGGGGGGTGACTACATTTTCCCCTCCTGTCGAAGGCTGTGAGTAAGGTGGTGATGTTGActcagtgtatatatatataaacacacacacacacacacacacacccccctccctttACCATCCTTTCATCTTGTTCTCTGCAGAGAGCATCTTCTTCAGATTGCTTCCATTTTCCCTTCTGCAAACATGATGCTGTTTCCCCACTTCCTCTTTTTGTTGTGccgatataaaaaaaaaaaaaagggatatATGATGGacgctttttcttttcctcttcaaCAGCAACAGGCCTTTGCTTACAGCAGCTTGTGTCTCGCAGGTAAGAACCGGCGTTTGAAACAGGCCAAGGAAGAGGCACAGGCTGAGATCGAGCAGTATCGTttgcagagggagaaggagtTCAAGACAAAAGAGGCTGCGGTGAGTCAGATGGTGGTATTACCTGGCGCTTAGAGCCAGCGTAGTGTGTTTAACATTCATTCGCACTCCAGTCTGTCAAGTTTCTCTTTGGAAGTTCGCTCCTCGACTGGGTTGTGTTCTCGCTCTCCTTTAGGCCCTCGGTTCCCATGGTAACTCAGCAGTGGAAGTGGACAAGGACACCCATGACAAGATGAGCCGCATCCAGAAGAGCTACCAGCAGAACCGTGAGGCGGTGCTGGGAAATCTGTTGCAGATGGTGTGTGACATCAAGCCAGAGATCCACGCCAACTACCGCGTGGCTGGATAAATCAAGCCTGTAGCTCCCAACAGACACTTCTGGAAGCGCTGGAATAAAGACTCCCATTACACAGGAATCAGGGACACTGATAGCTTTATTAATCTGCACATATCCATCGCGGTCACCTGTAGCTTTTTCaagtttgtttctgttttccttgcCATCGTATGCTATTTCTTGCAATACAATATGTGCACTGATGTTAAGTTTTCCCACAACAGACAGAACTTTTATCATGAAAAGGGACCTCTTTTGTTTGAAAAATTGTGGAAAGTAGCGGTACCTGTAGTATGATTACTGAAAGGCATGTGCCTAATAAAAGGCAAACGTTTTGCCTGTTAAATAGTTTGCGTATGTATTTGAAGTTCAGTCTGAGCTGAGAAGACCATTTTGATCTGGGTAAAAGAACATTGTTGGATCTGTCATTGCCTCTATTCAGTGAATTGGGAGTCTCTGTCTGTGCTGCTTGTATAACTGTCTAGGATCGTGAAGAGTGTTATTGTGGGGGTTGTTCCgatatgtgtgtgtcttgctaTGCAATGTcctgttttttcatttgcattcagaAATTTTGGTTATATTGTTGAAAAGAACTGCAGTAGCTCCCTAATGCAATATTTCTCTGTATTGTTAGGAAACCATGAGAAGTCCCTTTTGTTGTTATAATCTAGTTTAAATGTGGTCATATTTCCACTAACATTCACTCCTCTTCAGTGTCTGGGATTATGGGTAGCTGACATTCCACTGTAGAAAACTACTGTATCCAGAAAGtagaaaaagtataaatatgtaGTGGTTTGTTTTTggaataaattattgtaaaccATTGCTACATCCTCTTCACTTAAAATGAACCTCGCTCTCCTGTTGCAGTGGTGATACATATGCTGTCACGTGGTTACTTCTATGCTCACATAAAGCATTTGAGTGCATGCTAGCTCAAAATTCCATACATTTCTAAAATTCCACAAAGTCAGCTATGTCCCCCTGTCTGGTTTTGTACAGATATATAACAACAATGAgaactgtaattaaaaataccCTGTACCTTATACCTTATTGGTTACAGTTCCTCATTCATGTAGTGCAGGCTTTGGCTATGCCTATCATTCTTTACATTAAGATTTGATAAgtaactgaaatgtaaatgttaattccagtttttgggtccaaaagggcagttgatagtgcagtggttagagctgctccctttggacccaaaagtcacaggtttaaattccaTCTCCAACCCTaaagtaaaattgcccagctacatgaatgggtaaatgattgtaagctgccttgaagaaaagtgtgagctaaatcaATGATCTTGGGTAGAATTAACTGGCCTCATCATTTGCAGGCCCATAATTGCACTTATCAGTGCAGAGTATTGCCATAGCTGCATTCACCATATTCTTCATGTTCCCTGTATTACATATTTCTTGTTTTCCCATATTTGCCAAATTCACCATATTGTAAAAAATTCCCAACATCACTCTGCGTTCCCAATGTTCACCATATCCCACCCATAATAGTCACAATGTTCCCCATATTGCCATATTCCCTGTATTCCTTCCCTATTGGCCCCTATTCGCCGTATTCCCCCTATTCCCTCTAGAGGTCGCTGTAATCCTTGTACATTGTATACAAATCTCATCGTGTACATTTGTTACAATTATGCACATATAATGTACTTATTTAgaagacgtttttctccaaagcgacttacagtgtaatgtacttacaattatttacctattatacaggtgggtcattttactggcgCAAGTGGTAAGTAGCTTGCACAAGGGTTCCTACAGCTGGAATACCCCTACCGCTCTATACACTGCGTTGTTTTTGGCtattaaataacacattttaatcCGCACTTAAAcctcacattttatattttcctgCTACTGATCGATGATATTCCAATGTCATCGcaacaactgtttttttttttttttttcttttaaccacATGTGCTTGGATCCAGCATCCACACAAGACGCAGTGCAcgaggtggcacggtggcgcagcgggtggcCCACGTGCCTCGATG encodes the following:
- the atp6v1g1 gene encoding V-type proton ATPase subunit G 1 produces the protein MASQSQGIQQLLQAEKRAAEKVAEARKRKNRRLKQAKEEAQAEIEQYRLQREKEFKTKEAAALGSHGNSAVEVDKDTHDKMSRIQKSYQQNREAVLGNLLQMVCDIKPEIHANYRVAG